Within the Streptomyces sp. NBC_00353 genome, the region GTCGACACCCGCACCGGTGAGGTCCGGATGCGCCGCATGCTCGGCGTCTTCGCCGCCGGACGCATCCTCAACTCCCGTACCGCACGCTCCCAGTTCATCGGCGGCATGATCATGGGGCTCGGCATGGCACTGACCGAGGGCAGCACGATCGACCCCGTCTTCGGCGACTTCACACAGAACGATCTCGCCTCCTACCATGTGCCCGTCTGCGCCGACGTCCCGCAGATCGAGGCGCACTGGATCGACGAGGACGACCCGCATCTCAACCCGATGGGCAGCAAGGGCATCGGTGAGATCGGCATCGTGGGCGCCGCGGCCGCTCTCGGCAACGCGGTGCGGCACGCGACCGGCGCCCGGCTGCGCAGCCTCCCGCTCACACCGGACAAGCTGCTCCCGTATCTGCCGTGAAGGCAGGTGCAGGGCGGTCACGCTCCGTGGCGACATCACAGGCTCGCTCGCCTTCGTGTTGCGCAACCGGTCCCACCGGGTCACCCTAAGGAGTGACCTAATAGTGACATCTGCTCACTCTTCGTATTCGGGGGTCGTTGGTTCAACGAGGCGAAGCAGATGGGCCTGGACGTGAGGAGCCTCGACGATGACCGTTCCACTCGACCGGCATTATCTGGTCGAACTCCAGGTATCGGAAGAGCGCGTTTCGCAATTGCGACGCATAGTCGCTGCGCATCTGCGCCACTGGAGTCTCGAACTCCACATCCGGCCGGTGTGCCGGGGTGTGGAGGAGCTGCTGACCAATGTCCACCGGCACGTCGGTGGCGACAACAAGTGCGTCGTCGAACTCCGCTGGTCAGGACGGCACCTCACGGTCTCCGTCGCCGACAACAGCTCCGAGATGCCGCGACTGCTCAGCAGCGGCGGCGGTGGTCTCAGCCGTGTCATGGCCCTCAGCCACAGCTGGGGCACCTGCCGGACCCTCGACGGCAAAGTGGTCTGGTTCACCCGCTACGCCGAGGCGCCGCGGAGCAGCGATCTGCTGCCGCGCGCACCCCTGCCCGGAGTACGTGAGTTCCTGCTGCCGCCGGCCTCCGAGCCGTCCGAACACTCCGAGCCCGCCCTCGTCTGAGGCGGGCCCCGGCGGCCGGCCCCGACGACAGGGGCGGCGGGGATCCCTGCCCGGACCGGTACCCGAGTCCCTACGCGAAGAAGCCTGCTCCGCCCACCGGCGCGGATGACGTGCACAGCGCACGCATGGTCCGCGCCGGTCGGTTGCCCGCACCGGGGCCCGCGTTGCGCGACGGGGCGTCCCGCGGCACGGTCGAAGAATCCGAGGCAAGGAGACCACAGTCATGCCCATCGCGACGGTCAACCCGGCGAACGGCGAGACCCTCAAGACGTTCGAGGCACTGGGGGCGGCGGAGATCGAGTACCGGCTCGCGACCGCGGACACCACCTTCCGGGAGTACCGCACCACCGCATTCGGTGAACGGGCCCGGCTGCTCAACCAGGCCGCCGACCTGCTCGACGCGGACCAGCAGGACATCGCCCGCACCATGACCACCGAAATGGGCAAGCCCGTCAGAGCGGCCCGCGCGGAGGCCGCGAAATGCGCCAAGGCCATGCGCTGGTACGCGGCCAACGCCGAAAAACTCCTCGCGGACGAGCACCCGCCGGCCGACGACGTACGCGACGCCGGAGCCTCCCGGGCCTATGTCCACTACCGTCCGCTGGGCCCGGTCCTCGCCGTGATGCCGTGGAACTTCCCGCTGTGGCAGGTCGTACGGTTCGCAGCCCCCGCACTCATGGCGGGCAACGTCGGCCTGCTCAAGCACGCGTCGAACGTCCCGCAGACCGCGATGTACCTGGAGGGCCTGTTCCGCCGGGCGGGCTTCCCGCCCGGCTGCTTCCAGACGCTGCTGGTGGGAGCGGGAGCGGTCGAGTCGATCCTGCGTGACCGCCGCGTCGTCGCCGCCACCCTCACCGGCAGTGAGCCGGCCGGCCGCTCGGTCGCGTCGATCGCGGGCGACGAGGTCAAGCACACCGTGCTGGAACTGGGCGGCAGCGACCCGTTTCTCGTCCTGCCGTCGGCCGACATCCAGCAGGCCGCCCGCACGGCGGTGACCGCCCGGGTCCAGAACAACGGGCAGTCCTGCATCGCCGCCAAGCGGTTCATCGTGCACACCGACGTGTACGACGAGTTCGCCGAGCGGTTCACCGCGGGCATGAAAGATCTGACGGTCGGTGACCCGCAGCAGGAGACCACCGACATCGGCCCACTCTCCAGTGAACAGGGCCGCGCCGACCTGGAGGAGCTGGTGGACGACGCCGTACACCAGGGCGCCACCGCACTGTGCGGTGGCAGCCGGCCCACCGGCCTGGGTGCGGAGCTGGAGCGCGGCTGGTTCTACACCCCCACCGTCCTCAGCGGGATCACCCCCGCCATGCGGATCCACCGTGAGGAGACCTTCGGCCCGGTCGCCACGCTGTACCGCGTCGAGGACCTGGACGAAGCCGTGACCCTCGCGAACGACAGTCCGTTCGGCCTCAGCTCCAACGTGTGGACGCGCGACGCCGACGAGAGCCGTCAGTGCGTGCGTGACCTGCAGGCCGGCGGTGTCTTCTTCAACGGCATGACCGCTTCCCACCCCGCGCTGCCGTTCGGCGGGGTGAAGCGCTCCGGTTACGGGCGGGAGCTGGCCGGTCACGGCATCCGTGAATTCTGCAATGCCACGACGGTCTGGTACGGCCCCGAGCCGGACGGAAGCGGCTCCGCGTAGCCGCCACCGCCCGGCGACGGCGAGGGCTCAGCGGCCGACTGCCTTGGCCAGCTGGGCCTTTGTCATGGTCGAGCGGCCCTTCACGTTCTTCCTTCTGGCCTCTTCGTAGAGCTGGTCGCGGGTGGGGTCTTCTGCTCCGTCGTGGGCATGCAGTTCGGCGCGCCGCAGGGACGAGAGGTCGTGGACCAACGTACGGCTCGCGGTCGTCGGCTCACCGGAGCGGGCGTGCTCGGTGTTCGCCGTGCGCGCCGCGATCTCCTCTGCCCGCTCCTCGCTCACTCCGAGCTCCTGCGCGCTCTCCTTGATGTGCTCGTACTGCCGCTCGCGCCTGGGACTGGATCCGCGTGGCATGGTGCGGTCACTTCCTCTCCGTGGCCTCCGTGCCCGACGAGGGACGGTCCGGGGTGCACTACCCAGTGTCCCAGTGGCACCCGGGGCCCGCATCGGACCACGGTGCCCGGCGGCCGTCCGTGTGTTCTTCCAGCCGCCCGGTGTACGTGTCCGTCGGCGGCAGCCCGGCCGCACCGCCGCCGAGCGTTCGACGGCGGTGCGGCCCCTGCCGCCGAGGGTCACCCGTTCGGGTGCGCGACGGGACGCGATTCACGTGATTCGGTGGGTCAATTCATACCGTTTGATCCTAATATGGGCGAGCTGATCGGTTCCGGAGTGCGGAGGTATGCGCGATGTCCACCCTCACCGTGTGGAAGTTCCAGTCCGCCGAGGGCGCGGAGGACGTGGAGAACACACTGAAGGCCCTCCAGAAGGAGGGGCTGATCAAGATCCTCGACGCCGCGGTGGTCAGCTGGCCGACCGACAAGGCGAAGCCGAGAACGAAGCAGTTGCTCAACCTGGTGGGCGCCGGCGCCCTGAGCGGCACGTTCTGGGGGATGCTCTTCGGGCTGATCTTCCTCATGCCGTTGCTGGGCGCGGCCATCGGCGCGGCGGCCGGGGCGCTGGGCGGCAAGCTCGCCGACGTCGGCATCGACGACGACTTCATCGCGGAGGTCAAGAAGCAGGTGACGCCCGGAACTTCGGCCCTGTTCCTGCTCACCACGAACGAGGTGCCCGACCGGATCAGCGACGCGCTTCCCGGCGGCGGCGCCGAGCTTCTCCACAGCAACCTGGACACCCTCAGCGAGGCCCGGCTCCGCGAGATCTTCGGCGAAGACGCCGAGTGATCCGGTGCCTTCCGCCCGTCCAGCCGTATCCCCCTGACTCTCTTTTCCGAGCAGACCCGGAGTGTCCGTGAACCAGCCCAGCCCTCTGCGACGCGCCCTCGGCGGCCGCACGGCCCGCAGTCTGACCCCCGCCGTGCTGGCCGTGGTGCTCGCGGCGGG harbors:
- a CDS encoding ATP-binding protein; its protein translation is MTVPLDRHYLVELQVSEERVSQLRRIVAAHLRHWSLELHIRPVCRGVEELLTNVHRHVGGDNKCVVELRWSGRHLTVSVADNSSEMPRLLSSGGGGLSRVMALSHSWGTCRTLDGKVVWFTRYAEAPRSSDLLPRAPLPGVREFLLPPASEPSEHSEPALV
- a CDS encoding NADP-dependent succinic semialdehyde dehydrogenase, producing the protein MPIATVNPANGETLKTFEALGAAEIEYRLATADTTFREYRTTAFGERARLLNQAADLLDADQQDIARTMTTEMGKPVRAARAEAAKCAKAMRWYAANAEKLLADEHPPADDVRDAGASRAYVHYRPLGPVLAVMPWNFPLWQVVRFAAPALMAGNVGLLKHASNVPQTAMYLEGLFRRAGFPPGCFQTLLVGAGAVESILRDRRVVAATLTGSEPAGRSVASIAGDEVKHTVLELGGSDPFLVLPSADIQQAARTAVTARVQNNGQSCIAAKRFIVHTDVYDEFAERFTAGMKDLTVGDPQQETTDIGPLSSEQGRADLEELVDDAVHQGATALCGGSRPTGLGAELERGWFYTPTVLSGITPAMRIHREETFGPVATLYRVEDLDEAVTLANDSPFGLSSNVWTRDADESRQCVRDLQAGGVFFNGMTASHPALPFGGVKRSGYGRELAGHGIREFCNATTVWYGPEPDGSGSA
- a CDS encoding plasmid stabilization protein — its product is MPRGSSPRRERQYEHIKESAQELGVSEERAEEIAARTANTEHARSGEPTTASRTLVHDLSSLRRAELHAHDGAEDPTRDQLYEEARRKNVKGRSTMTKAQLAKAVGR
- a CDS encoding DUF1269 domain-containing protein; translation: MSTLTVWKFQSAEGAEDVENTLKALQKEGLIKILDAAVVSWPTDKAKPRTKQLLNLVGAGALSGTFWGMLFGLIFLMPLLGAAIGAAAGALGGKLADVGIDDDFIAEVKKQVTPGTSALFLLTTNEVPDRISDALPGGGAELLHSNLDTLSEARLREIFGEDAE